A genomic region of Lachnoclostridium edouardi contains the following coding sequences:
- the rlmN gene encoding 23S rRNA (adenine(2503)-C(2))-methyltransferase RlmN: MDKIEKKDIKSMTLEEMTEEIKGLGDKGFRGKQIYQWIHQKLADSFDDMTNLSKGLREKLRENYELTSLKLLDVKVSAIDGTRKYLFGLKDGNVIESVWMQYKHGNSVCISSQVGCRMGCRFCASTLDGLARNLTPAEMLDQIYQIQKDTDQRVSNVVVMGSGEPMDNYLNLVRFIRLLGSENGLNISQRSITVSTCGLAPEIRKLAEEGLSVTLALSLHAPNDQVRKTLMPIAGKYSLKEVLSACSQYYEKTGRRLTFEYSLVKGVNDNKEEARELAHLIKHMHGHVNLIPVNPIKERDYVQSNQRSVAEFQKVLEKYGINATVRREMGRDINGACGQLRRSYLEEKEGGANESMCND; the protein is encoded by the coding sequence ATGGATAAAATTGAGAAAAAAGATATAAAGTCCATGACTCTGGAGGAAATGACAGAGGAAATTAAGGGACTTGGAGATAAAGGATTTCGTGGGAAACAAATTTATCAGTGGATTCACCAAAAGCTGGCGGACAGTTTTGATGACATGACCAATCTTTCCAAGGGGCTGCGGGAAAAGCTTAGGGAAAATTACGAGCTTACTTCTTTAAAGCTTTTAGATGTAAAGGTGTCAGCCATAGACGGAACCAGAAAATATTTATTTGGTTTAAAAGACGGCAATGTAATTGAAAGCGTGTGGATGCAGTATAAGCACGGCAATTCTGTATGCATTTCCTCCCAGGTCGGCTGCCGCATGGGCTGCAGATTCTGCGCCTCCACCTTAGACGGTTTAGCCAGGAATTTAACGCCTGCCGAGATGCTGGATCAGATTTATCAAATCCAGAAGGACACAGACCAGAGAGTGTCTAACGTGGTGGTAATGGGTTCTGGCGAGCCTATGGATAATTACCTTAATTTAGTCAGATTTATAAGGCTTTTAGGCAGCGAAAACGGGTTGAACATTAGTCAGAGAAGCATCACTGTATCTACCTGCGGCTTAGCGCCGGAAATCAGAAAGCTGGCTGAGGAGGGACTGTCTGTGACGCTGGCTCTGTCTCTTCACGCTCCTAATGACCAGGTGAGAAAAACCTTGATGCCCATTGCAGGGAAATATAGCTTAAAGGAGGTTCTCTCAGCTTGCAGCCAGTATTATGAAAAAACAGGCAGAAGGCTTACTTTTGAATACAGCTTAGTAAAGGGAGTAAATGACAACAAAGAAGAGGCCAGGGAGTTGGCCCATCTTATAAAACACATGCACGGCCATGTGAATTTAATTCCTGTGAACCCTATTAAAGAAAGAGATTATGTACAGTCCAATCAAAGGTCTGTGGCAGAATTTCAGAAGGTTCTGGAAAAGTATGGGATTAACGCTACAGTGCGCAGAGAAATGGGGCGGGATATTAACGGTGCCTGCGGACAGTTAAGAAGAAGCTATTTGGAAGAGAAGGAAGGTGGTGCCAATGAAAGCATGTGCAATGACTGA
- a CDS encoding Stp1/IreP family PP2C-type Ser/Thr phosphatase, which translates to MKACAMTDTGKVRTINQDYIFASPEPIGKLQDLYLVADGMGGHRAGDYASRFLVEKLVDFISGEEEGNTISILREGIEKVNRMLYREALKDEAFSGMGTTLVAATVEENLLFVANVGDSRLYLIRNGKAKQITKDHSYVEEMVKLGKMNRGSADYMRQKNIITRAVGTGEDVNIDFFEVLLKKGDYILLCSDGLSNMVEDEAIAELVSSEKALKEKAEALIVSANDNGGRDNIAVILIDPQVSEVSVC; encoded by the coding sequence ATGAAAGCATGTGCAATGACTGACACTGGAAAAGTCAGGACCATCAATCAGGATTATATTTTTGCTTCTCCGGAGCCTATAGGGAAGCTGCAGGATTTATACTTGGTGGCGGACGGCATGGGAGGTCACAGAGCAGGGGACTACGCCTCCAGATTCCTGGTGGAAAAGCTGGTGGATTTTATATCTGGGGAGGAGGAAGGAAACACAATATCCATTCTCAGAGAGGGAATTGAAAAAGTAAACAGAATGCTGTACAGAGAGGCGCTAAAGGATGAGGCCTTTAGCGGCATGGGTACCACCCTGGTGGCTGCCACAGTGGAAGAAAATCTGCTGTTTGTGGCCAATGTAGGCGACAGCCGCCTTTATTTAATCAGGAACGGCAAAGCCAAACAGATTACAAAGGACCATTCCTATGTAGAGGAAATGGTAAAGCTGGGAAAAATGAACCGCGGAAGCGCGGATTATATGAGACAGAAAAATATCATTACCCGAGCCGTAGGCACAGGGGAGGATGTAAATATAGATTTCTTTGAAGTGCTGCTGAAAAAAGGAGATTATATTTTACTTTGTTCAGACGGACTAAGCAATATGGTGGAGGATGAGGCCATAGCGGAGCTTGTGTCCTCAGAAAAAGCGCTGAAGGAAAAGGCAGAAGCGCTGATTGTCAGCGCAAACGACAACGGTGGACGGGATAATATAGCTGTTATCCTAATAGATCCACAGGTAAGCGAGGTGAGCGTATGCTGA
- the pknB gene encoding Stk1 family PASTA domain-containing Ser/Thr kinase, whose translation MLRAGVFLQDRYEILERIGSGGMSDVYKAMCHKLNRLVAIKVLKDEFCSDSSFIAKFKLEAQSAARLAHPNIVSVYDVVDEGNLHYIVMELVEGITLKNYISKKGHLDIKEAIGIAIQMAQGMAAAHEQNIVHRDIKPQNIIISRDGKVKVADFGIARAASAQTMSTTAIGSVHYISPEQARGGYSDARSDIYSLGVTIFEMVTGRVPFEGENTVAIALAHLEDPIPLPSAINPKVPVSLEKIILKCTEKKPEFRYSSAVEVINDLRRALVEPDEDFVQLMPGVDNTAKTVTISQGELAQIKEGSRKTGQIDLPLENIQKSGRDQREDHFREPARQDKKRKAPEKKKIMDDEDVNPQIEKILTGLGVVVAILFVAGLVFLVAKVGGLFNMGVFNKESSPSTEISEEASSSISDTQTYMPDVEGKTLEEAEKLLKEKSLQLNVREYQESEDIPEGQIISQEKKEGEVVEKYSTVYVVVSKGSSKIDLAEFNLTQLDETTATQTLTDKNLRVTIERENSDTIEKGKVIKYTPEKAAEGEMVTLTVSDGPVKEMSSVPNLLEKTEEEAIGLLADAGLVPGKTDVDNSSTVPKGQIISQDAPAGTVIEKGSAIGYVVSSGPAESTNQRYVAAINETYDLSNLIGPGSGSINVKIAIRLKQTVNGEDEYTPLMPATEISGQVLLPVSFSNIEGYPGVRDGEVQVYDVDSGAVLKSYPVTFFPQE comes from the coding sequence ATGCTGAGAGCGGGTGTATTTCTCCAGGACAGATATGAAATATTAGAGCGTATTGGCTCTGGGGGGATGTCGGATGTTTATAAGGCAATGTGCCACAAACTAAACAGATTAGTAGCAATTAAAGTATTAAAGGACGAATTTTGCTCAGACAGCAGCTTTATCGCCAAGTTTAAACTGGAGGCCCAGTCGGCGGCCAGGTTGGCTCATCCAAATATTGTCAGCGTATACGACGTTGTGGACGAGGGGAACCTTCACTATATTGTGATGGAGCTAGTGGAGGGAATTACCCTGAAAAATTATATAAGCAAAAAGGGCCATCTGGATATAAAAGAGGCCATTGGAATTGCTATTCAAATGGCTCAGGGCATGGCGGCTGCCCACGAGCAGAACATTGTACACAGAGATATTAAGCCTCAGAATATCATTATTTCCAGAGACGGAAAAGTAAAGGTGGCTGATTTCGGCATTGCCAGAGCAGCCTCCGCCCAGACTATGAGCACTACGGCTATTGGGTCTGTGCATTACATTTCTCCGGAGCAGGCCAGAGGCGGCTACAGCGACGCCAGAAGCGATATTTATTCTCTGGGAGTTACTATATTTGAAATGGTAACAGGAAGAGTGCCTTTTGAGGGGGAAAATACAGTGGCTATTGCCCTGGCTCATTTAGAGGACCCTATTCCTCTGCCCAGCGCAATTAACCCTAAAGTCCCTGTAAGCCTGGAAAAAATTATTTTAAAGTGTACAGAAAAGAAGCCGGAATTCCGCTACAGCAGCGCGGTGGAGGTAATAAACGATCTGCGGCGGGCCCTGGTGGAGCCGGATGAGGATTTTGTGCAGCTGATGCCTGGAGTGGACAATACGGCCAAAACAGTGACTATCAGCCAGGGAGAGCTGGCTCAGATTAAAGAGGGAAGCAGAAAGACAGGGCAGATTGATCTGCCCCTGGAAAATATTCAAAAATCAGGCAGGGACCAAAGGGAGGACCACTTTAGAGAGCCTGCGAGACAGGATAAAAAGCGGAAGGCCCCTGAAAAGAAGAAAATTATGGACGATGAGGATGTAAATCCTCAAATAGAGAAGATTCTTACAGGCCTGGGGGTAGTAGTTGCAATTTTATTTGTGGCAGGCTTAGTATTTTTGGTGGCAAAGGTAGGGGGACTTTTTAACATGGGAGTGTTCAACAAAGAATCCTCTCCTTCTACTGAAATTTCAGAAGAGGCATCCTCCTCCATCAGCGACACTCAGACATACATGCCAGATGTAGAGGGAAAAACCTTAGAGGAGGCGGAAAAGCTTTTAAAGGAAAAAAGCCTTCAGCTGAATGTAAGAGAATATCAGGAATCTGAAGATATTCCTGAGGGACAGATTATTTCCCAGGAAAAGAAAGAGGGAGAAGTTGTAGAAAAATATTCTACAGTTTACGTAGTGGTCAGCAAGGGCTCCAGTAAAATTGATCTGGCAGAATTTAATTTAACTCAGCTGGATGAAACAACAGCGACTCAAACTTTAACAGATAAAAATCTGCGTGTAACTATTGAGCGGGAAAACAGCGACACAATCGAAAAGGGCAAAGTAATAAAATATACTCCTGAAAAAGCGGCAGAGGGAGAAATGGTTACTCTTACAGTCAGCGACGGTCCTGTAAAGGAAATGTCCAGCGTTCCCAACTTGTTAGAAAAAACAGAGGAGGAGGCTATTGGCCTTCTGGCAGACGCCGGCCTGGTGCCTGGAAAAACAGACGTGGATAACAGCAGCACAGTGCCTAAGGGACAGATTATCAGCCAGGACGCCCCTGCAGGAACTGTGATTGAAAAAGGCAGCGCCATTGGATATGTAGTCAGCAGCGGTCCGGCAGAAAGCACAAACCAAAGATACGTAGCCGCCATTAACGAGACTTACGATTTAAGCAATTTAATCGGTCCGGGCTCCGGAAGCATTAATGTGAAAATTGCTATCCGCTTAAAGCAGACAGTAAACGGGGAAGATGAGTACACGCCGCTGATGCCTGCCACGGAAATCAGCGGTCAGGTGCTGCTGCCTGTAAGCTTTTCTAATATTGAAGGCTATCCGGGAGTGAGAGACGGAGAGGTGCAGGTTTATGACGTGGATTCCGGGGCAGTTTTAAAATCCTATCCTGTTACCTTTTTCCCTCAGGAATAA
- the rsgA gene encoding ribosome small subunit-dependent GTPase A, which yields MRGKIIKGIAGFYYVHDGDGTVYQCRAKGIFRNRKIKPLVGDNVEFDILDQEEKEGNITEILERSSALIRPAVANVDQALVVFAVTQPEPNLNLLDRFLVMMEIHQVPVTICFNKTDLSQEEEMEKYRSIYENAGYPVVFISAYENKGMEQIRDYLEGKTTVLAGPSGVGKSSITNLLYPEAEMETGDISQKIQRGKHTTRHSQLFFLWKNTYLFDTPGFSSMYLEDVEAGELKEYFPEFIQYEDQCKFLGCVHVGERICGVKSAVEDGTISKSRYENYCLMYQELKDKRRY from the coding sequence ATGAGGGGAAAAATTATTAAAGGGATTGCCGGATTTTACTATGTCCACGACGGGGACGGCACTGTATATCAGTGCAGGGCAAAGGGAATTTTCAGAAACAGGAAAATAAAGCCTTTAGTGGGAGATAATGTAGAGTTTGATATTTTAGACCAGGAGGAAAAGGAAGGCAATATTACAGAGATTTTAGAAAGAAGCAGCGCATTAATTCGCCCTGCAGTAGCCAATGTAGATCAGGCTTTAGTAGTATTTGCCGTGACTCAGCCGGAGCCAAACTTAAATCTTCTGGACCGTTTTCTGGTGATGATGGAGATTCATCAGGTGCCTGTGACAATCTGTTTTAACAAAACAGATTTGTCTCAGGAGGAGGAGATGGAAAAATACAGAAGTATATATGAGAACGCCGGATATCCTGTAGTTTTTATCAGCGCCTATGAAAATAAAGGCATGGAACAAATAAGAGATTATTTAGAGGGAAAAACTACTGTGTTAGCAGGTCCCTCTGGGGTGGGGAAATCTTCTATTACTAATCTGCTGTATCCGGAGGCAGAAATGGAAACAGGAGATATTAGTCAAAAAATTCAAAGAGGAAAGCATACTACCCGCCATTCTCAGCTGTTTTTCCTCTGGAAAAACACTTATTTATTCGATACCCCAGGTTTTAGCTCCATGTATCTGGAGGATGTAGAGGCCGGGGAATTAAAAGAATATTTTCCGGAGTTTATACAGTATGAGGACCAGTGCAAATTTTTAGGCTGCGTTCATGTAGGGGAAAGAATATGCGGGGTGAAATCAGCAGTGGAGGACGGAACAATCAGCAAAAGCAGATATGAGAATTACTGTCTGATGTACCAGGAGTTAAAAGATAAAAGGAGGTATTAA
- the rpe gene encoding ribulose-phosphate 3-epimerase, whose amino-acid sequence MFILAPSILAADFKKLGEQVETVSKAGAEYIHIDVMDGEFVPSISFGMPVITSIRSCTDKIFDVHMMVDEPGRYINDIRKAGADLICVHQEACLHLDRTIGQIRETGAKAAVALNPATPLHVLDYILPELDMVLLMSVNPGFGGQKFIPYTIQKIQALRKIIEDRGLHTDIQIDGGVTASNVGQLIEAGANIFVAGSAVYRGDAAANVKEFLDVFQRYEK is encoded by the coding sequence ATGTTTATTTTAGCGCCATCTATTTTAGCGGCAGATTTTAAAAAGCTGGGGGAGCAGGTAGAAACTGTATCAAAGGCCGGGGCGGAATATATTCATATCGACGTGATGGACGGGGAATTCGTGCCCAGTATTTCTTTTGGAATGCCGGTGATTACCAGCATCCGAAGCTGCACTGATAAAATATTTGATGTTCACATGATGGTGGACGAGCCGGGGCGATATATTAACGATATCAGAAAGGCAGGAGCAGATTTAATCTGCGTTCACCAGGAAGCCTGCCTCCATCTGGACAGAACCATAGGGCAGATACGGGAAACCGGGGCGAAGGCTGCCGTTGCCTTAAATCCCGCCACCCCTCTTCACGTTTTAGATTATATACTGCCGGAGCTGGACATGGTGCTGTTAATGTCTGTAAATCCAGGCTTTGGCGGACAGAAGTTTATTCCTTATACCATCCAGAAGATTCAGGCTTTAAGAAAAATAATAGAAGATAGGGGACTTCACACTGATATTCAGATTGACGGAGGAGTTACTGCATCTAATGTGGGACAGCTGATTGAGGCGGGAGCCAACATATTTGTGGCAGGATCTGCAGTGTATAGGGGTGATGCAGCAGCCAATGTAAAAGAATTTTTAGATGTATTTCAGAGGTATGAGAAATGA
- a CDS encoding thiamine diphosphokinase, producing the protein MKQGLIITGGCLDMDFASSYIKSHVFDTVIAVDAGLEKALKLGLHVDAAVGDFDTLSKNLWEEYRKHTEISWDVHKPEKDETDTELAITTAMKRGCQSLVILGALGGRMDHTLGNLHLLYFCLENKVDAWIVDEKNRVSVLDQGKTFYKNSQYGKYISFLPLSFTVKGITLTGFKYPLKNKDISIGPSLCISNEITEETARLEFTEGLLICVEAKD; encoded by the coding sequence ATGAAGCAGGGCTTAATTATTACAGGAGGCTGCCTGGATATGGATTTTGCCTCCTCCTATATAAAAAGCCATGTATTTGATACGGTGATAGCAGTAGACGCAGGGCTGGAAAAGGCGCTAAAGCTGGGGCTTCATGTGGACGCGGCGGTGGGAGATTTTGATACTCTTTCTAAAAATCTGTGGGAGGAGTACAGAAAACATACAGAGATTTCCTGGGATGTTCACAAGCCGGAAAAGGATGAAACTGATACAGAGCTGGCTATTACAACAGCGATGAAAAGAGGCTGCCAAAGTCTTGTGATTTTAGGGGCTTTAGGAGGAAGGATGGATCATACTCTGGGCAATCTGCACCTGCTTTATTTTTGTCTGGAAAACAAGGTGGATGCATGGATTGTAGATGAAAAAAACAGAGTCAGCGTCCTGGATCAGGGAAAAACATTTTATAAGAACAGCCAGTACGGAAAATATATTTCTTTTCTGCCTCTTTCATTTACAGTAAAAGGAATCACTTTAACCGGATTTAAATATCCCTTAAAGAATAAGGATATTTCCATAGGTCCCAGCCTTTGTATCAGCAACGAGATTACAGAGGAAACGGCACGGCTGGAATTTACTGAAGGTCTTTTAATCTGTGTGGAAGCCAAAGATTAA
- a CDS encoding ECF transporter S component, whose amino-acid sequence MRRENEKVFKIALTGLMAALCYIAFMFLKIPVPTIGGDMVAVHIGNAFCVLAALILGGGYGGIAGAIGMTIADLLDPAYITSAPKTFILKLFIGLITGFVAHRIAHITEEHDKAYVFRWTLLSSAAGLGFNVIADPIVGYFYKNYFLGIESSAAKIMSTWAAGVTLLNAVVGAAVAVAAYMAVRPILKKMGLFFQIP is encoded by the coding sequence ATGAGAAGAGAAAATGAAAAAGTTTTTAAAATTGCCCTGACAGGGCTGATGGCAGCTTTATGCTATATAGCTTTTATGTTTTTAAAAATACCGGTTCCCACTATAGGCGGAGATATGGTGGCTGTTCATATAGGCAATGCTTTTTGTGTTCTGGCAGCTTTAATATTAGGAGGGGGATACGGCGGCATAGCCGGAGCCATTGGGATGACCATTGCAGATCTTTTAGACCCGGCTTACATTACAAGCGCTCCCAAAACCTTTATTTTAAAGCTGTTTATCGGTCTGATCACTGGCTTTGTGGCTCACAGAATCGCCCATATTACAGAAGAACATGACAAAGCCTACGTGTTTCGGTGGACCTTACTTTCGTCGGCTGCAGGTCTGGGATTTAATGTGATTGCAGACCCTATTGTAGGATATTTCTATAAAAATTATTTTTTAGGAATAGAATCCTCAGCTGCCAAAATCATGTCTACCTGGGCGGCAGGAGTTACCTTGCTTAACGCCGTAGTAGGCGCTGCGGTGGCTGTGGCCGCTTATATGGCAGTGCGTCCAATATTAAAAAAGATGGGGCTGTTTTTTCAAATTCCCTAG
- the serS gene encoding serine--tRNA ligase, with protein sequence MLDLKFVRENPEVVKQNIKNKFQDDKLPLVDKVIELDGKSRQAKAEADNLRASRNKLSKEIGALMSQGKKEEAEEVKRQVGENAKRLEELEKTEKELEEEILKIMMTIPNIIDPTVPIGRNDSENVEVQKYGDPVVPEYEIPYHTDIMEKFNGIDLDSARKVAGNGFYYLMGDIARLHSAVISYARDFMINRGFTYCVPPFMIRSNVVTGVMSFAEMDAMMYKIEGEDLYLIGTSEHSMIGKFIDTIIPEEKLPQTLTSYSPCFRKEKGAHGLEERGVYRIHQFEKQEMIVVCKPEESKMWFEKLWQNTVDLFRSMDIPVRTLECCSGDLADLKVKSIDVEAWSPRQKKYFEVGSCSNLGDAQARRLKIRVNGKEGKYFAHTLNNTVVAPPRMLIAFLENNLQADGSVRIPEVLRPYMGGMKEIR encoded by the coding sequence ATGTTAGATTTAAAGTTTGTCAGAGAAAATCCTGAGGTAGTAAAACAGAACATTAAGAATAAATTCCAGGACGATAAGCTGCCCCTGGTGGACAAGGTAATTGAACTGGACGGAAAAAGCCGCCAGGCAAAAGCGGAGGCTGACAATTTGAGAGCCAGCAGAAACAAGCTTTCCAAGGAAATCGGAGCTCTTATGAGCCAGGGAAAGAAAGAAGAAGCAGAGGAAGTGAAACGCCAGGTAGGAGAAAACGCTAAGCGTTTAGAGGAGCTGGAGAAGACAGAAAAGGAATTGGAAGAAGAGATTTTAAAGATTATGATGACAATTCCAAATATTATTGACCCTACCGTGCCTATTGGAAGAAATGACAGTGAAAATGTGGAAGTACAGAAGTACGGCGATCCTGTTGTACCTGAGTACGAGATTCCGTATCACACAGATATTATGGAAAAATTCAACGGCATTGATTTAGACAGCGCCAGAAAGGTAGCTGGAAACGGATTTTATTATCTTATGGGTGATATTGCCAGACTTCACTCAGCAGTGATTTCCTATGCCAGAGATTTTATGATCAACAGAGGCTTTACTTACTGCGTGCCTCCTTTTATGATCCGCAGCAACGTGGTAACAGGAGTTATGAGCTTTGCTGAGATGGACGCTATGATGTACAAGATTGAGGGGGAAGACCTTTACCTTATTGGTACCAGCGAGCACTCTATGATTGGAAAATTTATTGATACAATTATACCGGAGGAAAAGCTGCCTCAGACCTTAACCAGCTATTCTCCTTGTTTCCGCAAGGAAAAAGGAGCTCACGGACTGGAGGAAAGAGGAGTTTACCGTATTCATCAGTTTGAAAAGCAGGAGATGATCGTAGTCTGCAAGCCAGAAGAAAGCAAAATGTGGTTTGAAAAGCTGTGGCAGAATACTGTAGATTTGTTCCGCTCCATGGATATTCCAGTGCGCACCTTAGAGTGCTGCTCCGGAGATCTGGCAGATCTGAAGGTGAAATCAATAGATGTGGAGGCCTGGTCTCCAAGACAGAAAAAATACTTTGAGGTAGGAAGCTGCTCTAATTTAGGGGACGCTCAGGCCAGAAGACTGAAAATCCGCGTAAATGGAAAAGAGGGCAAGTACTTTGCGCACACATTAAATAATACAGTGGTAGCGCCTCCAAGAATGCTGATTGCTTTCCTGGAAAATAATCTGCAGGCTGACGGAAGCGTAAGAATTCCAGAAGTATTAAGACCTTATATGGGCGGAATGAAAGAGATCAGATAG
- a CDS encoding VOC family protein — protein sequence MVKFNHFNFNVLDLEKSLKFYKDALGLEPVREKEASDGSFKLVYLGDHITDFTLELTWLKDRTEPYNLGECEFHLAFHTDCYDEMFKKHEEMGCVCFVNEKMGIYFISDPDGYWIEIVPEKK from the coding sequence ATGGTTAAATTTAATCATTTTAATTTTAATGTGCTGGACCTGGAGAAAAGCCTGAAATTTTATAAGGATGCATTAGGGCTGGAGCCAGTAAGAGAAAAAGAAGCTTCAGACGGTTCTTTTAAATTAGTTTATCTGGGAGATCATATAACAGACTTTACTTTAGAGCTGACATGGTTAAAGGACAGAACAGAGCCTTATAATCTGGGAGAGTGTGAATTCCACTTAGCATTTCACACAGACTGCTATGATGAAATGTTTAAAAAGCATGAGGAAATGGGCTGCGTTTGCTTTGTAAACGAAAAAATGGGTATATATTTCATCTCTGATCCGGACGGATACTGGATTGAAATTGTGCCGGAAAAGAAATAA
- a CDS encoding Rqc2 family fibronectin-binding protein — translation MAFDGIVIANLVRDMKQNLEGGRISKIAQPEKDELLFTIKNQKQVFRLLVSASASLPLIYFTDNNKPGPLTAPNFCMLLRKYIGTARIVSVSQPGLERVIVMELEHLDELGDVCRKKLMFEMMGKHSNIIFTKEDGTILDSIKHVSAQVSSVREVLPGRTYFIPQTMEKLDPLTITEEGFTSALSQSPAPLQKALYQKLTGISPVISAELCHLASLDGDVPANELSHLELVHLSHTFSHMIDDVKNGNFSPNIITEDGEPVEFASLPLTCYEGGSFQSEIYPSVSSLLEHYYSARNTINRIKQKSVDLRKIVQTLLERNYKKYDLQMKQLKDTEKRDKYKVYGELLNTYGYELTGGEKQLKCLNYYTNEEISIPLDPQLTARENAQKHFDKYNKLKRTYEALIEQTKETKQEIDHLESISTALDIALKEEDLVQIKEELMEYGYIKKRPLGGKKPKITSKPFHYLSSDGFHIYVGKNNYQNEELTFKVAGGNDWWFHAKGIPGSHVIVKSEGKDLPDRVFEEAGALAGYYSKGRNNDKVEIDYIQRKHVKKAAGGAPGFVIYHTNYSLMAVPECKLEEL, via the coding sequence ATGGCTTTTGACGGAATTGTAATTGCCAATCTGGTCCGGGATATGAAGCAGAATTTAGAAGGCGGAAGAATTTCTAAAATCGCTCAGCCGGAAAAAGACGAGCTGTTGTTTACTATAAAAAACCAGAAACAAGTATTCCGGCTGCTGGTGTCTGCCAGCGCCAGCCTGCCTTTAATTTATTTTACAGATAATAATAAGCCCGGGCCTTTAACAGCCCCTAATTTCTGTATGCTGTTAAGAAAGTATATCGGCACGGCACGGATTGTGTCTGTGTCCCAGCCTGGCCTGGAAAGAGTCATTGTCATGGAGCTGGAGCATTTAGATGAATTAGGCGACGTTTGCAGAAAAAAACTAATGTTTGAGATGATGGGCAAGCACAGCAATATTATATTTACAAAGGAGGACGGCACGATTCTGGACAGTATAAAACATGTTTCCGCCCAGGTCAGCTCTGTAAGGGAGGTGCTTCCCGGAAGAACATACTTTATTCCTCAGACTATGGAAAAGCTAGATCCTCTTACCATTACAGAAGAAGGGTTTACATCAGCTCTTTCCCAGTCTCCCGCCCCTCTTCAAAAGGCGTTGTATCAAAAACTGACGGGAATCAGCCCTGTAATCAGCGCGGAGCTGTGTCACCTGGCCTCTCTGGACGGGGACGTGCCTGCCAATGAATTGTCCCATTTAGAGCTGGTCCATTTATCTCACACCTTCAGCCATATGATAGATGATGTGAAAAACGGCAATTTTTCACCTAATATTATTACAGAGGATGGGGAGCCTGTAGAATTTGCCTCTCTTCCCTTAACCTGTTATGAGGGAGGTAGCTTTCAGTCTGAAATATACCCTTCTGTCAGCAGCCTTTTAGAGCACTATTATTCTGCCAGAAATACAATTAACAGAATTAAGCAGAAATCTGTGGACTTGAGAAAAATTGTTCAAACCTTATTAGAGCGAAATTATAAAAAATACGATCTGCAGATGAAGCAGCTGAAGGATACGGAAAAACGCGATAAGTATAAGGTTTACGGCGAACTTCTCAACACCTACGGCTATGAGCTGACCGGAGGAGAAAAACAGCTGAAATGTTTAAATTACTATACCAATGAAGAAATCTCCATCCCCCTAGACCCTCAGCTTACGGCCAGAGAAAATGCGCAAAAGCATTTTGACAAATACAATAAATTAAAACGAACTTATGAGGCTTTAATTGAGCAGACAAAAGAAACAAAACAGGAAATTGATCACTTAGAATCTATTAGCACAGCTTTAGATATTGCCTTGAAGGAAGAGGATCTGGTACAGATTAAGGAAGAGCTGATGGAATACGGTTATATTAAAAAAAGGCCTTTGGGAGGCAAAAAACCGAAAATCACCAGCAAACCATTTCATTATTTGTCATCTGACGGCTTCCACATTTATGTGGGAAAAAATAATTACCAAAACGAGGAACTGACCTTTAAGGTAGCCGGAGGCAATGACTGGTGGTTTCATGCAAAAGGTATTCCAGGCTCCCATGTAATCGTAAAATCTGAGGGAAAGGACCTGCCGGACAGAGTATTTGAGGAGGCGGGAGCCTTGGCCGGATATTATTCTAAGGGCCGGAATAATGATAAGGTAGAAATTGACTATATTCAGAGAAAGCATGTAAAAAAAGCTGCCGGCGGAGCGCCTGGATTTGTAATTTACCACACCAACTATTCTCTTATGGCCGTGCCTGAATGTAAGTTAGAGGAGTTGTAA